The Hymenobacter baengnokdamensis genome includes a region encoding these proteins:
- a CDS encoding alpha/beta hydrolase, whose product MVRVLLFCLALLAAGPAFAIKPFAKYWARPDTLGLKYQDLTLTTPDQVHLAAWLIEPTAGVPTQHTTVVVAGGDMGNMASNIYTAASLAGAGYRVLLFDYRGFGHSDAFTINQNYLYYPEFATDTRAALTEARRRSPGQRVGLMGFSMGSLVGSEAAATTRCDFLVTVAYPANPQNVVSYYQRIRPERPIILPADAAYSRVASKVKCPWLFITGTDDKATTLADTMTVAQAASRRQRREVLPVPGDHQQSMGAFVEDDTAPRCLEALRRLLAAQPTAQKG is encoded by the coding sequence ATGGTCCGCGTCTTACTCTTTTGCCTCGCTCTGCTGGCCGCCGGGCCAGCTTTCGCTATCAAGCCTTTTGCTAAGTACTGGGCCCGACCCGACACGCTGGGCTTGAAATACCAGGACCTAACCCTCACTACGCCCGACCAAGTGCATCTGGCCGCCTGGCTGATTGAGCCCACGGCCGGCGTACCCACCCAGCACACCACCGTAGTAGTGGCCGGTGGCGACATGGGTAACATGGCTTCCAATATCTACACGGCGGCCTCGTTGGCCGGGGCCGGCTACCGGGTGCTACTCTTCGACTACCGTGGCTTTGGGCACAGTGACGCCTTCACCATCAACCAAAATTACCTTTATTACCCCGAGTTTGCCACCGACACGCGCGCAGCCCTGACCGAGGCCCGGCGGCGCAGCCCCGGCCAGCGCGTGGGGCTTATGGGCTTCTCGATGGGTTCGCTGGTGGGCTCGGAAGCGGCGGCTACCACTCGCTGCGATTTTTTGGTGACCGTGGCCTACCCGGCTAACCCCCAAAACGTGGTGAGCTACTACCAGCGCATTCGCCCTGAGCGCCCCATTATTCTGCCCGCTGATGCCGCCTACAGCCGCGTAGCGTCAAAGGTGAAGTGCCCCTGGCTGTTCATCACCGGCACCGACGACAAGGCCACGACCCTAGCCGATACCATGACTGTTGCGCAGGCTGCTAGCCGCCGGCAGCGGCGCGAGGTGCTGCCCGTGCCCGGCGACCACCAGCAGTCGATGGGAGCGTTTGTGGAAGATGACACAGCCCCGCGCTGTCTGGAAGCGTTGCGCCGCCTGCTGGCCGCCCAGCCTACCGCTCAAAAAGGCTAG